TCAGCAAATGATAAGCAACGAGCCCGAAAACTTTGCCGAACTGGCCGAGGAAGTAATGGCGAATAAAGGAAGGGGGCGCGATGAGTAATTACCATACCCCTGTTATGCTGGCAGAATGTATTGAAGGTTTAAATATTAAACCCAACGGTACTTATGTTGACGTAACCTTTGGCGGCGGCGGCCACTCGCGCGCGATAATGAAGCATTTAGGTAAAGATGGCCGTTTATTGGCCTTTGACCAGGATGCTGATGCCCAGCAAAATGTAATAGAAGATGACAGGTTTACTTTTATAGACCAGAATTTTAGATACCTGAAGAATTTTTGCCGTTTACACGGCGCTGTCCCGGTTGATGGCATATTGGCCGACCTTGGCGTATCATCCTACCAGTTTGACCAGGCCGAGCGCGGTTTTTCTATCCGTTTTGATGCAGAACTGGATATGCGCATGAACCAGGCATCAGATCTAAGCGCTAAAGAAGTGGTAAACACCTATAGCGAGGCCGACTTGCACCGAATATTTGGTATGTACGGCGAAATACAAAATGCAAAATCGCTGGCAAAAACCATTGTAACCGCAAGGCTTAACGGCCCGATAGTTACGGTTGCCGACCTGAAGAACGCCATTGGTAATTTGATCCCTCGCGGTAAAGAGAATAAATATTTAGCCCAGGTTTTTCAGGCGCTGCGAATTGAGGTGAACCAGGAACTTGAAGCACTTAAAGACTTTTTAATACAATCTGCCGAGGTTTTGGCCGTGGGCGGCAGGTTGGTAGTAATGTCGTACCATTCGCTGGAAGATCGTTTGGTAAAGAATTTTATTGCCAAAGGTAAATTTAGCGGCGAGGTAGAGAAAGATCTATACGGAAATAATAATAAACCGCTTGATGCTGTAAGCCGCGGGGCCATAACAGCATCGGCAGATGAGATAGTAAATAATAATAGGGCGCGCAGCGCAAAATTAAGGATAGCTGTAAAAAAATGACCAATCGTTTACGTACAGAAATTCAGGAAGAGGAAGAAAGCGAACAGAAGTTGATCGTTGAGGAAAAGACCGCAAGAGAAATTCCGGATAACTTTTTAACGCAATTCTTAAAAAACGGAGTGATCACTACCGATGATGCTACCCGTGCTTTGCCATTTATATTATACATAGCTTTTTTAGGCATGCTGTATATAGGTAACCGCCACCTAAGCGAAAACAACCTGCGCGATATTGATAAGATTGGTAAAGAGGTAAAAGAACTAAGCTGGGAATATAAAAGCAGCAAAGCCGAACTGGCTTTTAAAAGTACACAAACCGAGGTTGCCAAGCGTGCCGATACCTTAGGTATACACGAGCCGCAGGAACCGCCACAAAAAATTACTGTACAGGAGGACATACAGGAATGAATATAAGAGCCAACATATTGCTAAGGGTTTACCTTGCCTTTGGGTTGATCCTTTTATTTGCATCGGCTGTGGTGTTTCAGTTATGCAGGGTGCAGTTTTCGCAGGGAAAAAAATGGCAGGCAATGGCCAAAACCTTGTCAACACGCTATACAAATGTGGAAGCGGCAAGGGGTAATATTTTTTCTGTTGATGGCAGCTTGCTGGCTACATCGGTACCGGAGTATGAGCTGCGTATGGATATGATGGCCGGCGGCATACAGGATGATAAGGTGTTTGACGAGAAGATAGATTCGCTGTCGATGAAAATGTCGCAATTCTTTGGCGATAAATCGGCGCGCGAGTATTCGAGGATATTCCGGGAAGCCCGTAAGGATGGTTCGCGCTACCATTTGGTAAAACGTAAGGTAACCTACCGCGAACTAAAAGAGATACGCAAGTTCCCGATTTTTGCTATGGGTAAAAATACAGGCGGGTTGATCATCGTCCCTCAAAATAAACGTATCCTTCCGTTCCAATCGCTTGCGGCGCGTACCATTGGCTACAAAAACGAGAACGTTAAAAATGCAGTAGGCCTTGAAGGTGCTTTTGCCAGCTACATTAGCGGCGAAAGCGGTAAACGTTTAGAGACGCGCATTGCCGGTGGTGTGTGGATGCCTGTAAATGATGAAGAAGAGATTGAGCCTAAAGAGGGCGCGGATATCATATCAACCATTGATGTAAACTTTCAGGATCTGGCGCAAAATGCTTTAGAAAAGCAATTGGTAAAAAGCAATGCCGACCATGGTGCTGTTATATTAATGGAAGTAGCAACCGGCGAGATAAGGGCGGTGGCCAACTTTACCAAAATGCCCGATGGCTCGTTTAAAGAAAAGTTTAATTACGCCATTGCTGGTAACCAGGACCCGGGGTCGACTTTTAAAGTGGCGTCCTATATGGCCTTGTTAGAGGATCACAAAGTAGATACCAACACCATGGTAGCCACCGGCGAATATAAGGTGCCTAACAACCCACATGTGATAAAAGATTCGCACGGTAGTATAGGTGTAGTTACCGTTAAAAGAGCTTTTGAAGAATCGTCTAACGCGGCGGTGGCATCATTGGTGAACAGGTATTACCATGATAACCAGGCGCAGTTTACAGATCATTTGTACGATTGGAAACTGAATGAAAAAATGGGCCTGCAAATACCGGGCGAGGCAACGCCGGTAGTTAAAAACCCCAAAAACGCAAGCTGGAATAAAAACATAACGCTTCCGCAAATGGCCTATGGTTATGAAATGCAAATGACACCGTTAAAAATGCTGTCGTTTTATAACGCTGTAGCCAACAATGGAAAATACATATCGCCAATATTTGTTAGGGAGATAAGAAGATTAGGTAACACAGTAGAGCGTTTTCAAACACATACCATAAACGAGAAAATATGCTCGGACGTCACACTTAAAAAAATACAGGCTATGCTGGAAGGTGTGGTAAGCGAGGGTACAGGTAAAAACATCATCCGTAACCCGTTATATAAAATAGCAGGTAAAACAGGTACCGCACAGGTGGCCGATGGTAACAAAGGTTATAAGGCTAAAAAGCAATACCAGGCATCGTTTTGCGGTTACTTCCCGGCCGATCATCCAAAATACTCATTAATAGTGGTAATTAACGACCCTAAGAATGGCTATTACGGTGCGCAGGTAGCAGGCCCGGTTTTTCGCGAGATAGCCGACAAGGTTTACTCGAGCGATTTAAATGTTGAGCGTGCGCCTTTGCATTTAGTGGGTAATACCACTTTGCCAAAATATAAGCAAGGTAATTTAAAGGCGCTTAAGCAGGTGTACACCAACCTGGGTTTAAAGCCATTGTATGCCTCAAATACGCTTAACGGTATTGATACCAGTAGCGGTATAGCATTTGAGGATAATAAATATAAAGCGGGCACGGTGCCAAATGTAACCGGTATGGGCCTAAGCGATGCGCTGTATGCATTAGGCAATGCAGGCTATAAGGTAAGTGTTAAGGGTAGTGGGTCGGTTAAAGTACAGTCTGTAACCGGTGGCAGCAGCATACCAAAAGGATCAAAAATAACCATAGAACTGCAATGAGATATTTAAGCGATATAGTTGAGGGGGTAGCCTTTACCGAGTTACAGGGAAGCGCGGATGTAGAAATATCGGCAGTGGTTTTCGATTCGCGTAAAGTAGTACCGGGTTGCTTATTTGTAGCTATAAAAGGTACCGCGGTAGATGGCCACGATTATATTGAGAAAGCAGTTGCAGATGGCGCCATCGCCATTATATGCGAGGAGTTACCCGCCCATGTAACCGGCGAGGTTGATTTTTTAATGGTAGCTAATTCGGCTAAGGCCCTGGGTACAATAGCCGCTAACTTTTACGAAAACCCGTCTACCAACCTAAAGTTGGTTGGTGTTACAGGTACTAACGGCAAAACCACCATAGCAACATTGCTTTATAAGCTGTTTACAGATATGGGCTATAAATGCGGCTTGCTATCAACGGTGGAAAACCAGGTAAACGGAAAGATCATCCCATCAACCCATACCACACCCGACCCTGTAGCGCTGAACAAACTATTGAGCGATATGGTTGACGAAGGCTGCGATTACTGCTTTATGGAAGTAAGCTCGCATGCAGTAGCGCAACACCGTATCGAGGGATTGAAATTTTCGGGAGGGATATTTTCAAACCTAACGCACGATCATTTAGATTATCATAAAACCTTTGATAGTTACCTAAAAGCTAAAAAGGCATTTTTTGATGGTTTGCCAAAAAGCGCGTTTGCCCTAACCAATACCGACGATAAAAACGGCAACGTAATGCTGCAAAATACAGCGGCCCACAAAAAATCGTACGGCTTAAAAAGCATGGCCGACTACAAGGCCCGCATTATTGAGAACCAGTTTGGCGGCTTGCTGCTAAATATAGATAGCCAGGAGGTTTGGTTTAAACTGGTGGGTACATTTAACGCCTACAATTTATTAGCGGTATATGCCGCTGCCATGTTGTTGGAGCAGGATAAAGCCAAAGTATTGGTAAGCCTGAGCAAATTGACAGGTGCCGAAGGCCGCTTTGAATATTTAGTGGCACCAAATAAAGTAATTGGTATAGTTGATTACGCCCACACACCTGATGCGGTGCAAAATGTGCTAAGCACCATACACGATATACGCAAAGGCGACGAAAAGGTAATAACCGTAATAGGCTGCGGAGGCGACCGCGATACCACCAAACGCCCTATTATGGCTAAGGTAGCCAGCGAGTGGAGTGATAAAGTGATACTAACGTCGGATAACCCACGGTCGGAAGATCCGGCGCAGATCATCAGGGATATGGAAGCGGGAATAGACCCTGCCTTTAAACGCCACACTGTTAGCATAAGCGACAGGCACGAGGCTATAAAAACGGCTTGTATGCTGGCAAAACCAGGCGATATTATCCTGCTTGCAGGTAAAGGTCACGAAAAATACCAGGAGATAAATGGCGTAAAAAACCATTTTGACGATATGGAAGAATTAGAGGAACAATTTAAGTTGATGGGGTAGATGTGCAGATTTTAGATGTGCACATAAATTAATTAAACAAAGGATAATCAAAACATAAATCGCAAATCTGCAAATCAAAGATCGCTGCATCTGCACATCTGAAATCTGCATATCTGCACATTTAAAGGCCCATGCTATATTACCTGTTTAGCTATTTAAATAAAAATTATAATATCCCGGGACTGGGGGTGTTTCAGTACATCACGTTCCGTATGGCTATGGCGGTAATAGTTTCGCTGTTGGTTACAACGGTTTATGGCCGCAGGTTAATTGATTATTTGCGCTTTAAACAAGTTGGCGAAACGGTGCGTAATCTGGGTTTAGAAGGCCAAATGCAAAAATCGGGTACACCAACCATGGGGGGGATTATTATTCTGTTGGGTATACTCATCCCTACTTTGTTGTTTGCCAAAATTGATAATGTATACATCATCATGATGCTGATAACCACTGTATGGTTAGGGCTTATTGGTTTTTTAGACGATTACATCAAAGTATTTAAAAAGAACAAAGAAGGTTTAGCCGGGAAGTTTAAAATAACCGGGCAGGTTGGCCTGGCGTTGATAATTGGGTTTATGATGTACTTTAACCCCTCTATCACTATACGGCAGGAAGTTAAGCTACCGGTTGTGCACGATGTGCCGGTTGATTTCCATATGCGCGGCCAAACACCGGTATACACCCAGGATGTTAAGTCGACCAAAACCACTATGCCGTTCTATAAAAACAACGAGTTTGATTACAGCAAAGTATTAAAATTTATAGGTAAAGGGTACGAGCAATATGCACTGTTGGTGTTTATGCTGTTTGTTATCATCATCATAACAGCAGTATCAAACGGTGCCAATATTACCGATGGTATTGATGGCCTTGCTACGGGAACCTCGGCCATAATAGGGGTTACGCTGGCTATACTAGCCTATGTATCGGGTAATACGCTCATAGCCGATTACCTGAACATTATGTATATACCTAACTCGGGCGAACTGGTAATTTTTGCCGGTGCATTTGTTGGGGCATGTGTAGGCTTTTTATGGTATAACTCGTACCCGGCACAGGTTTTTATGGGCGATACAGGTAGTTTGGCCATAGGTGGTATAATAGCCGTATTTGCCATATTAATACGTAAGGAACTGTTGATACCGGTACTATGCGGTATTTTCCTGGTCGAGAATATTTCGGTTATGATGCAGGTGGGTTGGTTTAAGTTCACCAAGCGTAAGTACGGCGAGGGCCGCAGAATATTTTTAATGGCACCCCTGCACCACCACTACCAAAAAAAGGGTTTCCACGAGTCGAAGATAGTTACCCGGTTTTGGATCATTTGTATTATGCTGGCCATTATAACGGTAATAACATTGAAGCTGAGGTAGTAGAAGCCCCCGGCCCCCTAAAGGGGAGCGAATGCTAATAAAGAAATTAGAATAAAATAAGATAGAAGAAAATTGACCATTACAAACACCCATTCCGCTAATAGTAAGTTCCCCCTTCAGGGGGCGGAGGGGGCTGTACGCCTTGCTATACTCGGTGCCGGCGAAAGTGGTGTTGGGGCGGCATACCTTGCTTTGCAAAAGGGCTATGATGTGTTTGTATCTGATTTTGGGCCCGTGGCCGATCATTATAAAAAGCAACTACAGGACTGGAACGTAAAGTTTGAAGAGAACGGCCATACCGAAGCCGAGATACTAAAGGCGGCAGAGGTAGTAAAAAGCCCCGGTATACCCGATAAGGCACCGATAGTGAAAAAGCTGGTTGAAAAGGCTATCCCGGTAATATCCGAGATAGAGTTTGCAGGCCGCTACACCGATGCTAAAATGATATGTATAACAGGCTCAAACGGTAAAACGACAACCGCCAGCCTTACTTATCATATCCTTAAAAATGGCGGTTTAAATGTAGGCCTGGCAGGTAACATAGGCAAAAGCTTTGCTTACCAGGTAGCTACAGAAAAGTACGAGTACTATGTGCTGGAAATAAGCAGCTTTATGCTGGATAGCATGTACAAATTTAAGGCGGATATAGCCGTGTTGCTAAACATTACGCCCGACCATTTAGACAGGTACGATTATAAAATGGAAAATTATGCCGCATCTAAATACAGGATAACGCAAAACCAGACGGGGAAAGACCATTTTATTTATTGCGCCGACGATGCCGAAACATTGAAGGTGCTGCAAGGCAAGAAAATAGAGGCGCAGCAACTGCCTTTTTCGATAGAAAAAAGGATTACCACGGGAGCATATCTCGATAAAGACAATATTGTCATAAACATACATCAACAACATTTTACAATGTCAATTACCGAACTGGCCCTGCAGGGCAAGCACAACCTTTACAATTCAATGGCATCGGGTATTGTTGCCAAGGTGCTTGAGTTACGCAACGAGACGATGAGGGAGAGCATGGGTAACTTCCGGAATATTGAACACAGACTGGAGTCGGTGGGTAAAATATCGGGTATCAGCTTCATTAACGATTCAAAAGCTACCAATGTAAACTCTACTTGGTACGCGTTGGAAAGCATGACCAGCGATGTGGTATTAATATTAGGCGGTGTAGATAAAGGCAACGACTATAGCATGCTTAAATCGCTGGTGAAGCAAAAGGTAAAGGCAATTGTTTGCCTGGGTAAAGACAACCAGCGCATACACGATGCTTTTGAAGAAGATGTAGAGGTAATTGTAAACACCTCGTCGGCGGCCGAGGCGGCCCAGGTGGCGTACCATTTAGCCGAAAAGGGCGACACGGTGTTACTATCGCCGGCTTGCGCCAGTTTCGATCTGTTTAAGAACTATGAGGATAGGGGCAGGCAGTTTAAAGAGGCGGTAAAAGAATTATAAGATGTGCAGATGTGCGAATATGCAGATGTGCAAATGAAAAGATAAAATCGCCTTAATCGGTGTAATCAAAATATAATCGGTGTAATCAAAAAAAAATGAATCAAATACTCAGTAACGTAAAAGGGGATCGCTGGATATGGCTTATCGTCATATTATTATCAGTGATATCATTGCTGGCGGTATATAGCTCAACCGGTACGCTGGCTTATAAGCGCGGCGTTGGTGCCGAATCTATTTTGATGAAACACCTGGCCATGGTAGTGGGTGGTATAGCGCTGATGTATATTTCGCACCGGTTAGATTATAGGTATTATGCCGGTATCTCAAAAATTTTGATGGCCATTACTATTCCGTTGCTGTTGTATACGCTATTGTTTGGTAACCAC
This portion of the Inquilinus sp. KBS0705 genome encodes:
- the rsmH gene encoding 16S rRNA (cytosine(1402)-N(4))-methyltransferase RsmH — protein: MSNYHTPVMLAECIEGLNIKPNGTYVDVTFGGGGHSRAIMKHLGKDGRLLAFDQDADAQQNVIEDDRFTFIDQNFRYLKNFCRLHGAVPVDGILADLGVSSYQFDQAERGFSIRFDAELDMRMNQASDLSAKEVVNTYSEADLHRIFGMYGEIQNAKSLAKTIVTARLNGPIVTVADLKNAIGNLIPRGKENKYLAQVFQALRIEVNQELEALKDFLIQSAEVLAVGGRLVVMSYHSLEDRLVKNFIAKGKFSGEVEKDLYGNNNKPLDAVSRGAITASADEIVNNNRARSAKLRIAVKK
- a CDS encoding PASTA domain-containing protein — its product is MNIRANILLRVYLAFGLILLFASAVVFQLCRVQFSQGKKWQAMAKTLSTRYTNVEAARGNIFSVDGSLLATSVPEYELRMDMMAGGIQDDKVFDEKIDSLSMKMSQFFGDKSAREYSRIFREARKDGSRYHLVKRKVTYRELKEIRKFPIFAMGKNTGGLIIVPQNKRILPFQSLAARTIGYKNENVKNAVGLEGAFASYISGESGKRLETRIAGGVWMPVNDEEEIEPKEGADIISTIDVNFQDLAQNALEKQLVKSNADHGAVILMEVATGEIRAVANFTKMPDGSFKEKFNYAIAGNQDPGSTFKVASYMALLEDHKVDTNTMVATGEYKVPNNPHVIKDSHGSIGVVTVKRAFEESSNAAVASLVNRYYHDNQAQFTDHLYDWKLNEKMGLQIPGEATPVVKNPKNASWNKNITLPQMAYGYEMQMTPLKMLSFYNAVANNGKYISPIFVREIRRLGNTVERFQTHTINEKICSDVTLKKIQAMLEGVVSEGTGKNIIRNPLYKIAGKTGTAQVADGNKGYKAKKQYQASFCGYFPADHPKYSLIVVINDPKNGYYGAQVAGPVFREIADKVYSSDLNVERAPLHLVGNTTLPKYKQGNLKALKQVYTNLGLKPLYASNTLNGIDTSSGIAFEDNKYKAGTVPNVTGMGLSDALYALGNAGYKVSVKGSGSVKVQSVTGGSSIPKGSKITIELQ
- a CDS encoding UDP-N-acetylmuramoyl-L-alanyl-D-glutamate--2,6-diaminopimelate ligase, which codes for MRYLSDIVEGVAFTELQGSADVEISAVVFDSRKVVPGCLFVAIKGTAVDGHDYIEKAVADGAIAIICEELPAHVTGEVDFLMVANSAKALGTIAANFYENPSTNLKLVGVTGTNGKTTIATLLYKLFTDMGYKCGLLSTVENQVNGKIIPSTHTTPDPVALNKLLSDMVDEGCDYCFMEVSSHAVAQHRIEGLKFSGGIFSNLTHDHLDYHKTFDSYLKAKKAFFDGLPKSAFALTNTDDKNGNVMLQNTAAHKKSYGLKSMADYKARIIENQFGGLLLNIDSQEVWFKLVGTFNAYNLLAVYAAAMLLEQDKAKVLVSLSKLTGAEGRFEYLVAPNKVIGIVDYAHTPDAVQNVLSTIHDIRKGDEKVITVIGCGGDRDTTKRPIMAKVASEWSDKVILTSDNPRSEDPAQIIRDMEAGIDPAFKRHTVSISDRHEAIKTACMLAKPGDIILLAGKGHEKYQEINGVKNHFDDMEELEEQFKLMG
- a CDS encoding phospho-N-acetylmuramoyl-pentapeptide-transferase — translated: MLYYLFSYLNKNYNIPGLGVFQYITFRMAMAVIVSLLVTTVYGRRLIDYLRFKQVGETVRNLGLEGQMQKSGTPTMGGIIILLGILIPTLLFAKIDNVYIIMMLITTVWLGLIGFLDDYIKVFKKNKEGLAGKFKITGQVGLALIIGFMMYFNPSITIRQEVKLPVVHDVPVDFHMRGQTPVYTQDVKSTKTTMPFYKNNEFDYSKVLKFIGKGYEQYALLVFMLFVIIIITAVSNGANITDGIDGLATGTSAIIGVTLAILAYVSGNTLIADYLNIMYIPNSGELVIFAGAFVGACVGFLWYNSYPAQVFMGDTGSLAIGGIIAVFAILIRKELLIPVLCGIFLVENISVMMQVGWFKFTKRKYGEGRRIFLMAPLHHHYQKKGFHESKIVTRFWIICIMLAIITVITLKLR
- the murD gene encoding UDP-N-acetylmuramoyl-L-alanine--D-glutamate ligase, producing the protein MTNTHSANSKFPLQGAEGAVRLAILGAGESGVGAAYLALQKGYDVFVSDFGPVADHYKKQLQDWNVKFEENGHTEAEILKAAEVVKSPGIPDKAPIVKKLVEKAIPVISEIEFAGRYTDAKMICITGSNGKTTTASLTYHILKNGGLNVGLAGNIGKSFAYQVATEKYEYYVLEISSFMLDSMYKFKADIAVLLNITPDHLDRYDYKMENYAASKYRITQNQTGKDHFIYCADDAETLKVLQGKKIEAQQLPFSIEKRITTGAYLDKDNIVINIHQQHFTMSITELALQGKHNLYNSMASGIVAKVLELRNETMRESMGNFRNIEHRLESVGKISGISFINDSKATNVNSTWYALESMTSDVVLILGGVDKGNDYSMLKSLVKQKVKAIVCLGKDNQRIHDAFEEDVEVIVNTSSAAEAAQVAYHLAEKGDTVLLSPACASFDLFKNYEDRGRQFKEAVKEL